GCCGGGCGCAGCATGCTGGCGGCCGCCATCGACGTGCTCGACATCCTGCGCGAGACGCGCCAGGGCCTGCAGAAGCCCGAGCTGGAACGCACTCGCCGCATCGTCATCGCTTCGGGCAAGACGCTGGCGCATTCGGTGCTGCCCGGGTTGATGGCCAACGTGCAGCAGGGCATGCAGCCGTTCCAGCTGAAGGTGGTCACCACCACGCTCAACTACGGCATCGACATGCTGGCCGACGGCGAGGTCGATTTCCTGCTGTGCCACGCGCACGAGCCGCTGTACGCGCAGATCGACAACCCCAACTACCGCTTTCGCCGGGTCGGCGCCGACAAGCTGGTGGCCGTCAGCGCGCCGCTGGCGCCCGGCAGCCGCCACCCGCGCCACGCCGTGCCCAAGCTGGCCTCGGATCCGGCCGTGCCGTTCCTGGCCTACGCCGACAGCATGTCGCTGGGCCGCATCCTGCGCGACCGCCTGCGCGGCCTGTGCATGCCGGCGCAGTTGCAGACCATGTACGAGTCGGACCTGGCCGACGCGCTGCACGCCATGGCCCGCCAGGGCTTCGGCCTGGCGTGGCTGCCGCACACCCTGGTCGAATCCGACCTGCGCGCCGGCGCCCTGGTGCGGGCCGACAGCGCGCGCAACGACATCCACATGGAGATCCGGCTGTACCAGTCAGTGGACAACGCCAAGCCGCTGGCGCGCCAGGTGTGGAGCCGGATCGAGGCGTATGCGGCGCGCTAGGCATAAAATAGAGGATTATTCCGCTTCCCGACCACAGGATCCCGCGCCATGAACGCACGCATCCCCGACGACGCACTTCCTCCTACCCTCGATCCGAAGGCTCTGCAGGCTTTTGTGGACGACAAGTGGGACAACGAGATCATCCCCGCGCTGACCGACTACATCGCCATCCCGGCCAAGAGCCCGGCGTTCGATGCCGACTGGGAAAAGAACGCGTTCATCGAGCGCGTGGTGCGCGATGCGGCGCAGTGGGTCGAAGCCCAGAAGGTCTCGGGCCTGAAGCTGGAAGTGGTGCGCCTGCCGGGCCGCACGCCGGTGATCTTCTTCGACGCGCCCGCCACCCGCAGCGACAACGGCGACACCGTGCTGCTGTACGGCCACCTCGACAAGCAGCCGGAATTCTCGGGCT
The window above is part of the Achromobacter deleyi genome. Proteins encoded here:
- a CDS encoding LysR family transcriptional regulator; translation: MDIKWLEDFVALSKARNLFQAAEARNVTHPAFGRRIKALEDWAGVPLVERGHQVSTLNAAGRSMLAAAIDVLDILRETRQGLQKPELERTRRIVIASGKTLAHSVLPGLMANVQQGMQPFQLKVVTTTLNYGIDMLADGEVDFLLCHAHEPLYAQIDNPNYRFRRVGADKLVAVSAPLAPGSRHPRHAVPKLASDPAVPFLAYADSMSLGRILRDRLRGLCMPAQLQTMYESDLADALHAMARQGFGLAWLPHTLVESDLRAGALVRADSARNDIHMEIRLYQSVDNAKPLARQVWSRIEAYAAR